A window from Marinagarivorans cellulosilyticus encodes these proteins:
- a CDS encoding serine/threonine-protein kinase: protein MPKLSRILSAERILVFSSIVICIVLSLSQFTNAIDRLIYDSFGRLLNVPVESDVAIIAVDDRSIESLGRWPWPRHIHASLIEKLNEVSPRLIIINFLFSEKEKNNDLSALKRVKDNLLDAQVIQLESSEGETLYMPGAAWLDAGFISKDVDNKSRGLYLEMQESIVKSLGEAVRDMTQTLDAKSGDIMLSQALQGDTSVLMPLYFHSNNNRSEADPEYLTSNSAAFLVQGTFSTRRQHLPVNRESAIYPIAMFGNYSHMLGHVNDYPDSDGKVRKHSLLIHHNGQLYPSLALSATAADMGYSAKDILYQPGSGVVLGKNKYRTDENLAILPSINYQRDVLKPFDIYSYSDVLSDEAGFSKFNDKIIILGITANGLSNRYKASGVHDISPTELLASNIASLSNMKFYYTPAWSKAVIWLLFITISLALLIFARRMSIKHWIVIVSMLVVATLVLQWSFLTFSQIWLPFSSLYVLSLLAFLLVNLWNLSTFEKKSFQTQIESSESNKVLGLTYQNQGQLDLAFDKFKRCKPDESIADALYGLGLDFERKRLNHKASLVYQYIEKISPSYKDIINRIQAIESGVSIQVASISGDLNVTAKRTVNTGILEQPTFGRYQVEKEIGRGGMGAVYLGRDPRIDRKVAIKTLDFFADYTGDLLVEAKKRFSREAIAIGKLNHSNIVTIYDVGEDHDLAYIAMEYLFGVDLNEYTLEGRLLPLEEVVKIGIVCAEALDYAHSMGVVHRDIKPSNIVYDQKTEKVWLTDFGIALLLDSGGSKTSSAIGSPGYMSPEQIKREALDGRSDIYSLGVTLFQLLSGTKPFDGGGASSISFSIVNNPTPELKAIMPSIPQALSNLIFKAMQKDKSHRFSTAAEMKKALEDC, encoded by the coding sequence ATGCCGAAACTCAGCCGCATACTCAGTGCTGAACGAATCTTAGTGTTCTCATCTATCGTTATTTGCATTGTCTTATCTCTAAGCCAATTTACGAACGCTATTGACAGGTTGATTTACGATTCTTTCGGGCGATTATTGAATGTACCCGTTGAATCGGATGTAGCTATTATCGCAGTGGATGATCGCAGTATTGAGAGCCTCGGGCGGTGGCCTTGGCCGCGCCATATTCATGCCTCACTTATCGAAAAGCTGAATGAGGTTTCGCCACGCCTAATTATTATCAACTTTTTATTTTCTGAAAAAGAAAAAAACAATGACTTATCTGCCTTGAAAAGAGTTAAAGATAACCTTCTTGATGCTCAGGTGATACAGCTGGAATCCTCGGAAGGTGAAACGTTATATATGCCCGGTGCTGCTTGGCTCGATGCTGGATTCATTTCGAAGGATGTCGACAATAAATCACGCGGATTGTATTTAGAAATGCAAGAAAGTATTGTTAAGTCGCTGGGGGAGGCTGTACGTGATATGACGCAAACGCTAGACGCTAAGTCCGGCGATATAATGCTTTCGCAGGCTCTTCAGGGTGACACATCTGTTTTAATGCCTCTATATTTTCACTCTAATAACAACCGTAGCGAAGCTGACCCTGAGTACCTTACGAGTAACTCTGCTGCTTTCTTAGTTCAGGGAACTTTTTCAACCCGGCGTCAACATCTGCCGGTAAATAGAGAGAGTGCTATTTATCCTATCGCCATGTTTGGCAATTATAGCCATATGCTTGGGCATGTGAATGACTACCCTGATAGTGATGGTAAAGTCAGAAAGCATAGTTTGTTAATACATCACAATGGCCAGTTATACCCTTCGTTAGCATTATCCGCCACGGCGGCTGATATGGGGTATTCGGCCAAGGATATTCTCTATCAGCCAGGCAGCGGAGTTGTTTTAGGTAAAAATAAATACCGGACGGACGAAAACCTAGCAATATTGCCAAGCATTAATTATCAACGCGATGTGTTGAAGCCTTTTGATATTTATTCCTATTCTGATGTGCTTTCAGATGAGGCAGGGTTTAGTAAATTCAATGACAAAATTATCATTTTGGGTATTACCGCAAATGGCTTGAGCAACCGCTATAAGGCATCTGGAGTGCATGATATTTCTCCAACAGAATTACTTGCTTCTAATATTGCTAGCCTTAGTAATATGAAGTTTTACTATACGCCCGCTTGGTCAAAAGCGGTTATTTGGTTGCTATTTATCACTATATCACTAGCTTTACTTATATTTGCACGCCGAATGAGTATTAAGCACTGGATTGTAATCGTATCTATGTTGGTAGTGGCGACGCTGGTATTGCAATGGTCTTTCTTAACGTTTTCTCAAATATGGCTGCCTTTTTCATCATTATATGTGCTCAGTCTACTGGCTTTCTTGTTGGTTAACTTATGGAATTTAAGTACATTTGAAAAGAAATCGTTTCAAACCCAAATAGAAAGTAGTGAAAGTAATAAAGTGCTAGGTCTTACCTATCAAAATCAAGGGCAGCTTGATCTGGCATTCGATAAGTTTAAGCGTTGTAAGCCTGATGAATCAATTGCTGATGCCCTGTATGGCTTAGGGTTAGATTTTGAGAGAAAGCGCCTAAATCATAAGGCCAGCTTAGTTTATCAATATATTGAAAAAATAAGCCCGTCTTATAAAGATATAATAAACCGCATACAGGCTATTGAGTCTGGTGTGTCGATACAAGTAGCCAGTATTTCCGGCGATCTAAATGTTACCGCTAAACGAACAGTGAATACTGGAATACTTGAGCAGCCCACTTTTGGCCGATATCAAGTAGAGAAAGAAATTGGTCGTGGTGGTATGGGGGCTGTGTATCTAGGGCGGGATCCACGGATTGATAGAAAAGTAGCTATTAAAACGTTAGACTTTTTTGCCGACTATACTGGGGATCTCCTTGTGGAAGCGAAAAAGCGCTTTTCACGTGAAGCAATTGCTATTGGAAAGCTTAATCACAGCAATATTGTTACTATATATGATGTTGGAGAAGATCACGATTTAGCGTATATCGCGATGGAGTACTTATTTGGCGTTGATTTAAATGAATATACATTAGAGGGGCGACTACTGCCTTTAGAGGAAGTGGTGAAAATTGGTATCGTATGCGCTGAGGCTCTCGACTATGCGCATAGTATGGGAGTCGTGCACAGAGATATTAAACCATCAAATATTGTATATGATCAAAAAACCGAAAAAGTTTGGTTAACCGATTTTGGGATTGCGCTATTGTTGGACTCAGGGGGTTCTAAAACAAGCTCGGCGATTGGTTCGCCAGGCTATATGTCGCCAGAGCAAATAAAAAGAGAGGCGCTTGATGGCAGAAGTGATATCTATTCACTTGGGGTTACGCTATTTCAGCTATTGTCTGGCACAAAGCCATTTGATGGCGGAGGCGCATCGTCTATTTCTTTTTCTATCGTTAACAATCCGACGCCGGAGTTAAAGGCAATTATGCCAAGTATACCGCAGGCACTTAGTAATTTAATATTTAAAGCTATGCAGAAGGATAAAAGTCACCGATTTTCGACGGCAGCTGAAATGAAAAAAGCGCTTGAAGATTGCTAA
- a CDS encoding FecR family protein produces the protein MKNHILITSVFILLSSTLNADAIKTVNSGDTLIKLLKQEGFEGEYADLHPLLNKIKTLNSDRFSNKSLDLIFPGERIIIPTPYIAPEPEPEPEPEPVVIPEPTAIAEPALNYVGTARLGKSQAELIRDNASEVISDEINLITLDTLRTDKNGSAEIELNDNSHYIVGPSSEFIIEDFQYQPSITENFVAKLNLLIGVISVKTGKIGKDSEDTYQLNTPAVTMGVRGTEYTVRYCEGEHCGDLLGATAAVKEGAIVVNTSAGEIEVPKGKFVQVESIGAEASIGDIPEGFFDLNLSPDQVQLSWFERVKKYARDLIQ, from the coding sequence ATGAAAAATCATATTTTAATAACATCTGTATTCATTTTACTTTCCTCTACACTTAATGCAGATGCAATAAAAACTGTAAACTCTGGCGATACACTAATTAAACTTTTAAAACAAGAAGGTTTTGAGGGGGAATACGCAGACCTTCACCCTTTACTTAATAAAATAAAAACGCTCAATAGTGACCGCTTTAGCAATAAATCATTAGATTTAATATTCCCAGGGGAAAGAATTATTATTCCTACGCCCTATATTGCGCCCGAGCCTGAGCCGGAACCTGAGCCAGAACCAGTAGTCATTCCAGAGCCAACCGCAATTGCGGAGCCCGCACTTAACTACGTAGGAACGGCGAGGCTAGGAAAATCACAAGCAGAATTAATTAGAGACAATGCAAGCGAGGTGATTTCGGATGAGATCAATTTGATAACACTCGACACATTGCGGACAGATAAAAATGGTAGTGCCGAAATAGAACTCAATGATAACTCCCATTACATAGTTGGCCCAAGCAGCGAGTTTATCATCGAAGATTTTCAATACCAGCCGAGCATTACAGAAAATTTCGTAGCAAAACTAAATTTATTAATTGGTGTAATCAGCGTAAAAACAGGAAAAATTGGTAAAGATTCTGAGGATACTTATCAGTTAAATACGCCAGCAGTTACAATGGGTGTTCGGGGGACCGAGTATACTGTTCGTTACTGCGAAGGCGAGCACTGCGGTGATTTACTCGGTGCCACTGCAGCCGTTAAAGAAGGCGCCATTGTTGTTAATACCAGTGCTGGCGAAATCGAAGTACCAAAAGGGAAATTTGTGCAAGTAGAATCAATCGGCGCCGAAGCTAGCATCGGCGATATTCCCGAGGGTTTTTTTGATCTTAACCTATCCCCTGATCAAGTACAGCTATCTTGGTTCGAGCGCGTTAAAAAGTACGCGCGCGATCTAATACAATAA
- the lepB gene encoding signal peptidase I: MSQNWKPKVWPVIIFGPFIQAFIFLYLNKPRLFWLYSAITILLGVIDWRYGIWSTSVLIIACPLHGFLIVKKDGIKSPRKWYSHWWATPALITAFFATIFITRSFLIEPFSIPAESMAPSINKGDFVIIRKLGYGTYGTFGIQLFDSESINNNLMERGESYVFLPPNSNLPHVKRLIGLSGDTIEVTRRGVIINGELITQLSEEPDGDILHAREGLEEPYNIQFMVKRNSAMVGQYKVPDNHYFFLGDNRDNSRDSRAWGYVNEGDIIGKVIAILPN, translated from the coding sequence ATGAGTCAAAATTGGAAACCTAAAGTTTGGCCTGTTATTATTTTTGGTCCATTCATACAAGCGTTTATATTTTTATATCTCAATAAACCACGATTGTTTTGGCTATACAGCGCAATAACGATATTACTAGGAGTTATTGATTGGAGATACGGCATATGGAGCACTTCAGTGCTTATCATAGCCTGCCCGCTTCATGGTTTTCTCATCGTGAAAAAGGATGGCATTAAGTCCCCTCGAAAGTGGTACTCACATTGGTGGGCAACACCCGCGTTAATCACTGCTTTTTTCGCTACTATTTTCATAACCCGGTCATTTCTGATCGAGCCATTTAGTATTCCCGCAGAATCGATGGCGCCGTCGATAAACAAAGGGGATTTTGTCATTATTCGCAAACTTGGATACGGTACCTACGGAACATTTGGCATTCAACTTTTCGACAGCGAAAGCATTAATAACAACCTTATGGAGAGAGGCGAATCCTATGTGTTTTTGCCGCCGAACAGTAATCTTCCACACGTCAAAAGGTTGATTGGACTCTCTGGCGATACTATCGAGGTCACACGGCGCGGAGTCATTATCAACGGTGAACTGATCACCCAGCTAAGCGAGGAGCCTGATGGCGACATATTGCATGCTAGAGAAGGGCTTGAAGAGCCGTACAATATTCAATTTATGGTCAAGCGAAATTCCGCTATGGTAGGTCAATATAAAGTACCCGATAATCACTACTTTTTCCTCGGTGACAATCGTGACAACTCTCGAGATAGCAGAGCATGGGGTTACGTCAACGAAGGCGATATAATTGGAAAAGTGATTGCTATCTTGCCTAATTAA